The Streptomyces racemochromogenes DNA segment TACGGACAGGTGACCGCGCAGCCAGTACAGCCCGCACAGCCCGTACCGCACCCGTACGAGCAGCAGTACGCGGCGTACCCGCAGTACCCCCAGTACGAGCAGCCGTACCCGGAGCCGCAGCCTCCCGACCCGTACCCGGGCCCGCCGGACCCCGCGCAGTGGATCCCGCACCAGGCCGCCCCGCAGCAGCAGCCGGCCCAGGCACCCGCGCCCGTCCCGGTGCCCGAGCCGCGCCGGGCCGCGCCCGCCGAGTCCGCCGCCGGCGTCGCGGACGCACCCGGCGGCCGCGACTACCGCACGGAGCAGTTCTCGTTCATCGACCAGCCCGACGAGGACTCCGAGGACGTCATCGACTGGCTCGCCTTCACCGAGAGCCGGACCGAACGCCGTGAGGAGGCCCGCCGCCGCGGCCGCAACCGGGTCGTCGCGCTGGTCGTCGTCCTCGCCCTGTCCGCGGTCGGAGGGCTGGGCTACCTCTGGTACACGGGCGGGCTGCCGTTCCTCGACGGCCCGGGACGGAAGAAGCCCGCCGCGGCCGCCGCCGGCGCGCAGAAGCGCGACATGATCGTCGTTCACCTGCACAACACCAAGCGGGGCGGCAGCTCCACCGCCCTCCTCGTGGACAACGTCACGACCGGGCAGGGCGCCACCGTCCTGATCCCCAACACGCTCGGCGTCCCCCAGCAGGACGGCACCGCGACCACCCTCGGCAAGGCCGTCGAGGAGGGCGGTCTCGGCACCCGCGAGTCCCTCGACACCGTCCTCGGCACCCGCATCGGCGGCACCTGGCGCCTGGACACCCCCTTCCTGGAACGCCTCGTCGAGCTGGTCGGGGGCATCGAGGCCGACACCGACGCCGCCGTCCCGGCCGACGAGCAGGCCAAGACCCCCGCCGTGGCACAGGGGCCCAAGCAGAGCCTCACCGGCGCGATGGCCGTCGCGTACGCCACGTACCGGGGCCGCGGCGAACCGGAGGCCAAGCAGCTGGAGCGCACCGGCCGGGTGCTCTACGCCGTCCTCCGCAAGATGCCGGGCGACCCCGGGGCGGCGGCCACGACCGTCGAGAGCATGGGCCAGATCCTCGACCCGGGGCTCGACGCGAAGAACCTCGGCGGGCTGCTGTCGCGGATCGGCGAGCACGCCAAGGTGGCGGCGTACCGCACCGAGGTGCTCACCGTGAAACCGGACGGCGGCCTGACCGACGAGGCCGGCCGGAAGGTCGTCAAGGAGGTCCTCGGCGGCTCCTTCGGCGCGGCCCAGCCCGGCGCCTCCCCGCGGGTCGGCCTCAAGGACGCCACCGGGGACGAGAAGGCGCAGGTCGCGGCGAAGGCGGCGCTGCTCAACGGCGGCTACGGCTTCGTGGACGGCGGCAGGGCCGACCGGACGGCGGCCGCCACGCGGATCACGTACCAGGACCAGGCCCAGCGGGACCGGGCCGTCGACGTCGCCAAGACGCTGGGCCTGCCGGAATCGGCTGTGCAGAAGGCCGAGAGCCCGGTGAACGCGGACGTCGTGGTGGTGCTCGGCAAGGACTACAAGCCGTCCTGACGGGGCGGCCCGGAGCGGGCGGCCCCCGTCCCGTCCCGGCTCCCACCTGAGCATCCGCCCGCGCCGGACCTTCCGCGCGGGCGGCGTCGGCGGTACGTGAGACCCTTGGGGATATCTGTCCGCCAACCCGAAAGCATGGCCAGTGACCGCCACGGACCGCTCCATCGAGCTCATCACCACCGCCGCCCAGGCGGCGGCCGACCGGCTCGCGCACGACATCATCGCGTACGACGTCAGCGACGTGCTGTCGATCACCGACGCCTTCCTGCTCGCCTCGGCGCCCAACGACCGCCAGGTCAAGTCGATCGTCGACGAGATCGAGGAGCGCCTCCTCAAGGAGCTCGGCGCCAAGCCGGTGCGCCGCGAGGGCGACCGCGACGCCCGCTGGATCCTGCTCGACTACGTCGACATCGTCGTCCACGTCCAGCACAGCGAGGAGCGCGTCTTCTACGCGCTGGAGCGCCTGTGGAAGGACTGCCCCGAGATCGAGCTCCCCGAGGACGCCAAGCTCACCATCGGCAAGGCAGAGGAGCACGCCAAGCTGCGCGAGGCGCAGGGCGACGACGAGATGGACGGTGATCTGTTCTGAGCACGACCACGACGACCGCCGGCAAGCCCGGCAGGAAGATCGTCCTCTGGCGGCACGGCCAGACCTCGTGGAACCTCGAGCGCCGCTTCCAGGGCTCGACGGACATCGAGCTGACCGAGACGGGTGTGGCGCAGGCGCGCCGCGCCGCCCGCCTGCTCGCCTCGCTGAAGCCGGACGCCATCGTCGCCTCCGACCTGCGGCGGGCCGCGGACACGGCCGCCGAGCTGGCCGGCGTCACGGGGTTGTCCGTGGCGCACGACGCGGCGCTGCGCGAGACGTACGCGGGCGAGTGGCAGGGCCTCACGCACGAGGAGATCCTCGCCAAGCACGGCGAGCAGTACGCGGCGTGGAAGCGCGGCGAGCCGGTGCGCCGCGGTGGGGGCGAGCTGGAGACCGAGGTCGCCGACCGCGCCGCCCCGGTGGTGCTGAAGCACGCGGACCGGCTGCCCGAGTGCGGCACGCTCGTCGTCGTCAGCCACGGCGGCACGATCCGTACGACCATCGGGCGGCTGCTGGGTCTGGAGCCGCCCCACTGGGAGGGCCTGGGCGGGCTCTCCAACTGCTGCTGGTCCGTCCTCGGCGAGGGCGCGCGCGGCTGGCGCCTGCTGGAGCACAACGCCGGCACCCTGCCGGAGCCGGTGCTCGGCGACGACGACTGAGGCTTCCGCCGGGGCCCTCCGTGTGGCCCGCAGGGCCGCCGGGACCCGGATTTCACTTTCCGGCTGGTCACAGGCTAGAGTTCTTCTTGTTCGCAGCGAAGAACACCGGAAACGGGGGGAACGCGGCGGAGAGCGGGGCTATAGCTCAGTTGGTAGAGCGCCTGCATGGCATGCAGGAGGTCAGGAGTTCAATTCTCCTTAGCTCCACAATCAGGATCCCGTCCCCAACAGGGGGCGGGATCCTTGCGTTTGTTCCCTTTTGTGTGCTTGCTGACCCGTCCGCTGCCGACGTGGCAGAATCGGACGGCCGGAGGGGGACACGACGGCCCGACGCGGGAGGGAGTCGCTGACGGATGGGTGCA contains these protein-coding regions:
- a CDS encoding LytR C-terminal domain-containing protein; this encodes MNDPQDPYDPYAAQQQLIGYDAYGRPVYGQVTAQPVQPAQPVPHPYEQQYAAYPQYPQYEQPYPEPQPPDPYPGPPDPAQWIPHQAAPQQQPAQAPAPVPVPEPRRAAPAESAAGVADAPGGRDYRTEQFSFIDQPDEDSEDVIDWLAFTESRTERREEARRRGRNRVVALVVVLALSAVGGLGYLWYTGGLPFLDGPGRKKPAAAAAGAQKRDMIVVHLHNTKRGGSSTALLVDNVTTGQGATVLIPNTLGVPQQDGTATTLGKAVEEGGLGTRESLDTVLGTRIGGTWRLDTPFLERLVELVGGIEADTDAAVPADEQAKTPAVAQGPKQSLTGAMAVAYATYRGRGEPEAKQLERTGRVLYAVLRKMPGDPGAAATTVESMGQILDPGLDAKNLGGLLSRIGEHAKVAAYRTEVLTVKPDGGLTDEAGRKVVKEVLGGSFGAAQPGASPRVGLKDATGDEKAQVAAKAALLNGGYGFVDGGRADRTAAATRITYQDQAQRDRAVDVAKTLGLPESAVQKAESPVNADVVVVLGKDYKPS
- the rsfS gene encoding ribosome silencing factor; translation: MTATDRSIELITTAAQAAADRLAHDIIAYDVSDVLSITDAFLLASAPNDRQVKSIVDEIEERLLKELGAKPVRREGDRDARWILLDYVDIVVHVQHSEERVFYALERLWKDCPEIELPEDAKLTIGKAEEHAKLREAQGDDEMDGDLF
- a CDS encoding histidine phosphatase family protein; its protein translation is MSTTTTTAGKPGRKIVLWRHGQTSWNLERRFQGSTDIELTETGVAQARRAARLLASLKPDAIVASDLRRAADTAAELAGVTGLSVAHDAALRETYAGEWQGLTHEEILAKHGEQYAAWKRGEPVRRGGGELETEVADRAAPVVLKHADRLPECGTLVVVSHGGTIRTTIGRLLGLEPPHWEGLGGLSNCCWSVLGEGARGWRLLEHNAGTLPEPVLGDDD